In one Dermacentor albipictus isolate Rhodes 1998 colony unplaced genomic scaffold, USDA_Dalb.pri_finalv2 scaffold_11, whole genome shotgun sequence genomic region, the following are encoded:
- the LOC139051328 gene encoding uncharacterized protein — MGMGVPSGIEIHRLLQGCLSTISEETPSRKTPSSFALAALPDAAKDDVSYAFSNLAIEDVLPGNRDLVVKPWSKVDERTCGSLTGQPRRLFPRAQWYPLVDMGVKDTVAQCYTMQVPWTVQGVWHQTVVASRFTMRLLIQSTQDPSTRGAEAGATMSGQFVECDHVTSAEYRLDVWGCRLRIHPRDTLSWALTKLNAIKAESNGDTYGVAGPSSCIWRLHARFAANRVDGSATIPTGVARRIVDRRTCGYRLLGCTSSQLQRHNNPKLSRRPSSLLSCADPS; from the exons ATGGGGATGGGTGTACCTAGCGGCATCGAAATTCACCGTCTCCTCCAAGGCTGCCTGTCAACCATCTCGGAAGAGACGCCATCCCGCAAGACGCCTTCCTCGTTTGCACTCGCCGCACTTCCAGATGCGGCCAAGGATGACGTGTCCTACGCGTTCAGTAACTTGGCCATCGAGGACGTCCTCCCAGGCAATCGGGACCTCGTGGTCAAGCCGTGGTCCAAGGTCGATGAACGCACTTGCGGCAGCCTCACAGGACAACCCAGGAGGCTGTTCCCGAGGGCCCAGTGGTACCCGCTCGTTGATATGGGTGTCAAGGACACCGTGGCtcagtgttacaccatgcaagtacCATGGACCGTGCAAGGAGTCTGGCACCAGACGGTGGTAGCCTCGAGGTTCACCATGCGCCTACTAATACAGAG TACCCAAGATCCGAGTACGCGGGGAGCGGAAGCGGGCGCGACCATGAGTGGCCAGTTCGTCGAGTGCGACCACGTGACTTCTGCCGAGTACCGCCTCGACGTCTGGGGTTGCAGGCTACGCATCCACCCACGTGACACGCTGTCGTGGGCGTTGACGAAGCTGAACGCCATCAAGGCTGAGAGCAACGGCGACACGTACGGCGTGGCTGGACCGAGCAGCTGCATTTGGAGGCTACACGCGAG GTTCGCCGCGAACAGAGTAGACGGCAGTGCGACAATCCCGACAGGAGTCGCCCGTCGTATCGTGGATCGCCGCACTTGTGGCTACCGTCTGCTCGGTTGCACCTCGTCACAGCTGCAGCGGCACAACAACCCCAAGCTCAGCAGGCGGCCTTCAAGCCTCCTCAGCTGTGCTGATCCAAGCTGA